A single genomic interval of Streptococcus suis harbors:
- a CDS encoding SAG1252 family conjugative relaxosome accessory protein produces MTESYRTIRKEINLTLEEFEQIQLLMRKENAEQFSPFVRQKLLDIVNNKDDIRDWFILWQSQKIEQISRDILQVATLAERGHQVTSEHLRIILTCVQELMTEVEKAVPLSSEFRDKYMGG; encoded by the coding sequence ATGACAGAAAGTTATCGGACAATTCGTAAGGAAATCAACTTGACGCTTGAGGAATTTGAGCAGATTCAACTACTGATGAGAAAGGAGAATGCGGAGCAGTTTTCTCCCTTTGTTAGACAAAAACTATTGGACATTGTCAATAACAAGGATGACATCAGAGATTGGTTTATTCTGTGGCAATCTCAAAAAATAGAACAAATCAGTAGAGATATTTTACAGGTAGCAACTCTAGCGGAACGAGGCCATCAGGTCACGTCAGAACACTTAAGAATTATATTGACTTGTGTTCAAGAACTGATGACAGAAGTAGAGAAGGCAGTACCACTCAGTTCAGAATTTCGAGATAAGTATATGGGAGGTTAG
- a CDS encoding MobC family plasmid mobilization relaxosome protein, whose amino-acid sequence MENRYRTNLKKVFLTDQELANLNNHISQSSCQNFSAYARKVLLNPNMTFLTIDTSNYQDLVFELRRIGNNINQIAKTVNQTKLLTVEQRDNLKTGIGQLIAEVDKDFYVKCQKLREFYGSH is encoded by the coding sequence ATGGAAAATCGTTATCGAACCAATCTCAAAAAAGTCTTTTTAACAGACCAGGAACTTGCGAACCTGAACAATCATATTAGCCAAAGTTCTTGTCAAAATTTTTCTGCTTATGCCAGAAAGGTTTTGCTTAATCCAAATATGACCTTTTTAACAATTGATACCAGTAACTACCAAGACTTGGTTTTTGAATTACGTCGAATTGGCAATAACATTAACCAGATAGCTAAAACAGTCAATCAGACAAAACTTCTGACAGTAGAGCAGCGAGATAATTTGAAAACGGGCATAGGTCAGCTGATTGCGGAAGTTGATAAGGACTTCTATGTCAAGTGTCAAAAGTTGAGGGAATTTTATGGTAGTCACTAA
- a CDS encoding SAG1250 family conjugative relaxase, whose amino-acid sequence MVVTKHFAVHGNKYRKSLIKYILNPAKTDQLKLVSDFGMSNYLDFPNYEEIVEMYQANFVNNDRLYDSRNDRQQIKQNKIHAHHLIQSFSPEDNLTPEEINRIGYETIKELTGGNFRFIVTTHTDRLHVHNHILINSVDLNSHKKLKWDYAQERNLRMISDRLSKEAGAKIITPNRYSHEKFVTYRKSNHKFELKQRLYFLMENSKDFDDFLSKAEALNVQIDFSRKYARFLMTDMPMKRVIRGKQLDKRQPYTEEYFREHFAKRAIEQCLDFLLPRVRDLSQLLEFARELNLAMSLKQKNVAFTLTKNSQSITVNNQKVSSKNLYDVQFFETYFEKRGEVPDIDQSQLISDFEGYCEEQDKEKLAYEDLQEAYQAFKEKRDQVQEFDVVLADHQIDKLVKDGLFIRMNYGVKKDGLVFIPNRHLDIKETESGKHYHAFIRETAQFFIYNKEASELNRYMRGRELIRQLTNDSQTISKRKRPTIDTLKKKIEEINLLIELGTENKSYQDIKDEIIKDIAQLDLTITEIQEHIDHLNKVAEVLLNLDNNDIENRRLAKYDYAKMNLTAAIKLEQVEKEIEIYQIKLDKSIDDYEYLIRRLEKFVKILNEIDSSKDELKFEHSEKNVKE is encoded by the coding sequence ATGGTAGTCACTAAACATTTTGCGGTTCATGGCAACAAATACCGTAAAAGTCTTATCAAGTATATTCTAAATCCAGCTAAGACTGACCAACTCAAATTGGTTTCAGATTTTGGAATGAGCAATTACCTCGACTTCCCTAATTATGAAGAAATAGTTGAGATGTATCAGGCAAACTTTGTCAATAATGATAGGCTTTATGATTCGAGAAATGACCGGCAACAAATCAAGCAAAATAAAATTCATGCTCATCATCTTATCCAGTCATTCTCACCTGAGGATAATCTTACACCTGAAGAAATCAATCGTATTGGTTATGAGACGATAAAGGAGTTGACTGGCGGAAACTTTCGCTTTATTGTGACAACCCATACGGATAGGTTGCATGTTCATAACCATATCCTCATCAATTCTGTTGACCTCAATTCTCATAAGAAACTCAAATGGGATTATGCTCAGGAGAGAAATTTACGGATGATTTCTGACCGTCTTTCCAAAGAAGCAGGTGCCAAAATTATCACACCGAACCGTTATTCTCATGAGAAGTTTGTGACCTATCGCAAAAGTAATCACAAATTTGAATTGAAGCAACGTCTTTATTTTCTGATGGAGAATAGTAAGGATTTTGACGACTTTTTATCCAAGGCAGAAGCATTGAATGTTCAGATTGATTTTTCAAGAAAATACGCTCGTTTTTTGATGACGGATATGCCCATGAAGCGAGTTATTCGAGGCAAGCAACTAGATAAACGTCAACCCTATACCGAGGAATACTTTCGAGAGCACTTTGCCAAGCGAGCGATTGAGCAATGTTTAGATTTTCTCTTACCCAGAGTTCGTGACCTTTCACAACTTTTGGAGTTTGCAAGAGAACTCAACCTTGCTATGTCTCTAAAACAAAAGAATGTGGCGTTTACTCTAACAAAAAATAGTCAGAGCATTACAGTCAATAATCAAAAAGTCAGTTCCAAAAATCTCTACGATGTTCAATTTTTCGAAACTTACTTTGAGAAACGTGGAGAAGTTCCTGATATTGACCAGTCGCAACTTATTTCCGACTTTGAGGGATATTGTGAGGAACAAGATAAGGAAAAGCTAGCTTATGAAGACTTGCAAGAGGCTTATCAGGCATTTAAGGAGAAAAGAGACCAGGTTCAAGAGTTTGATGTCGTCTTAGCTGACCATCAGATTGATAAGTTAGTCAAAGATGGTCTCTTTATCAGAATGAACTACGGCGTTAAAAAAGATGGCTTGGTCTTTATCCCAAACCGTCATTTAGATATTAAAGAGACAGAGAGTGGTAAACACTACCATGCCTTTATCCGTGAGACCGCACAATTTTTCATTTACAATAAGGAGGCGTCCGAACTCAATCGCTATATGCGAGGGCGTGAACTCATTCGTCAGTTAACCAATGATAGCCAGACTATCTCTAAAAGAAAAAGACCGACCATTGACACACTTAAGAAAAAGATTGAAGAGATTAATCTTCTTATTGAGTTGGGTACGGAGAATAAGTCTTATCAAGATATTAAAGACGAGATTATTAAGGATATTGCTCAATTAGATTTGACCATTACAGAGATTCAGGAACACATAGATCATCTCAACAAGGTTGCGGAAGTCTTGCTTAACCTGGACAATAACGATATAGAGAACCGCCGCTTGGCCAAATATGACTATGCCAAGATGAATCTAACTGCGGCTATAAAACTGGAACAAGTTGAGAAAGAAATCGAAATCTATCAAATTAAGTTAGATAAGTCAATAGATGATTATGAGTATTTAATAAGGAGGTTGGAAAAGTTTGTCAAAATTTTAAATGAAATAGACTCAAGCAAGGATGAACTAAAATTTGAACACAGTGAAAAAAATGTGAAAGAATAG